The following coding sequences are from one Schizosaccharomyces osmophilus chromosome 1, complete sequence window:
- the php4 gene encoding CCAAT-binding factor complex repressor Php4 has product MEKHETATETEGSSAGLDKPKGPAVKISKQWVVPPRPKPGRKPALNAQGKRKIPIKPKPATPETFSSEEAQFHVREEQYQEMIGRLQRKNNILLEQLETMHKQMRNVCLERNVTPPSSVDLSSDINSTESPKVQNAELQRHNCPVQLPCSKNAIYTEVPIELDPHVFLGDSSKRVRLANKRDGHVPSKTVPLKAGRAVNEINFTPQNPKITERIREKGICNGVDGCLYSTESSECVNKKRARESDETKIYAQLLIDLHNSAQDAPTVLAGPSIDFLQSKSARKQKPPILEPSLELNSVVPRISA; this is encoded by the coding sequence ATGGAGAAACACGAGACAGCAACAGAAACCGAGGGTTCCTCTGCAGGCTTAGACAAGCCAAAGGGACCCGCGGTGAAGATTTCGAAGCAATGGGTCGTACCACCCCGACCCAAGCCGGGTCGCAAGCCTGCTTTAAATGCCCAGggaaagagaaagattCCCATCAAGCCAAAGCCCGCTACGCCTGAGACGTTCAGTTCGGAAGAGGCGCAATTTCATGTGCGCGAGGAACAGTATCAGGAAATGATTGGGAGACTTCAGCGAAAGAACAATATACTGTTGGAGCAATTAGAGACAATGCACAAACAAATGAGAAATGTTTGCCTCGAGCGAAATGTTACTCCTCCTTCGAGTGTGGACTTGTCGAGTGATATCAATAGCACGGAATCTCCCAAGGTCCAAAATGCTGAACTACAGCGTCACAATTGTCCTGTCCAACTTCCATGCTCCAAAAATGCCATCTATACGGAGGTACCGATTGAGTTGGATCCTCATGTTTTCTTGGGGGATTCATCTAAGCGAGTCCGGTTGGCCAACAAACGTGATGGGCATGTGCCGTCCAAGACAGTACCTTTGAAAGCGGGTCGAGCCGTCAATGAAATAAACTTTACGCCACAGAACCCAAAGATTACGGAGCGGATTCGGGAGAAAGGTATTTGTAACGGTGTTGATGGATGTCTGTATTCCACTGAATCCTCAGAATGCGTGAATAAAAAGCGGGCTCGGGAATCCGATGAAACAAAGATTTATGCGCAATTGCTTATTGATCTCCATAACTCTGCCCAGGATGCTCCTACAGTGCTTGCTGGACCCTCgattgattttcttcaatccAAATCAGCTCGAAAGCAAAAGCCGCCTATACTGGAGCCTAGTTTGGAACTGAATTCTGTTGTTCCGAGGATTTCCGCATAA